A section of the Castanea sativa cultivar Marrone di Chiusa Pesio chromosome 12, ASM4071231v1 genome encodes:
- the LOC142620756 gene encoding protein FAR1-RELATED SEQUENCE 5-like: MDTSQIILLEDELNDCIADQQEEAQIEPTHGSPKNSITLSRHSKEIVAPAIGMKFDCDESAYEFYKEYAHRIGFSVRKHYVKRGNAGQIIRRTFSCSKEGERAVDKRRENVSYRRPISQTGCLAQMTCHLQKDGMLHVVSFHGQHNHEFAPSPMKHMLRSKRKISSAQKAIANDAERSGISIKQTIELLSMQAGSRENLGFMDVDYKNYVHNERSMALRKGDGPTMMEYFHKMQLADPSYFYSIQVDDDGQIMNIFWVDARSIVDYGHFGDVICFDTTYRTNRYDRPFAPFVGVNHHKQSIIFGAALLYDETIESFKWLFEIFLNAMSRKQPRTILTDQSAAMAKAIIEVFPKSNHRLCVWHIYQNAAKNLHHVFHSSKHFANDFSDCLYEYEDEDEWLVSWDYMLKEYGLTDNKRLCSIFDVKEKWAMVYGRHMFTVDMKSTQRSESINSVLKKYLKPKHDFVRFSGHYSRVLVDKRHQELQADFKMRQTKPILQSNVEMLRHVVELYTPENFQMFQDEYMKIADCTIYKANKSDTITEYKVKYSQRIQEHIVKYEASTTTVECSCKKFSFVGILCAHALKVLEHKNVKRLPVQYVLKRWTQDARAGSIKDYHGNDIKGNAQESIGKRDSHLSHNAREISTLAAENEIMYKHTKECF; encoded by the exons ATGGATACTagtcaaataattttattggaagATGAATTGAATGATTGCATAGCTGATCAACAAGAGGAGGCTCAAATAGAACCTACTCATGGAAgcccaaaaaattcaattacTCTAAGTAGACATAGCAAGGAAATTGTAG ctccagcaattggcatgaaatttgATTGTGATGAGAGTGCATATGAATTTTACAAAGAATATGCTCACCGAATTGGCTTTAGTGTACGGAAACATTATGTAAAGCGAGGAAATGCAGGGCAAATTATAAGGAGAACATTTAGTTGCTCAAAAGAGGGTGAACGAGCTGTCGACAAACGTCGCGAAAATGTATCTTATCGTCGTCCAATTTCACAAACAGGTTGTTTAGCACAGATGACCTGTCATCTTCAAAAGGATGGTATGTTAcatgttgtttcttttcatgGTCAACATAATCATGAGTTTGCTCCTTCGCCAATGAAACATATGTTAAGATCAAAGAGAAAAATTTCATCTGCTCAAAAAGCCATTGCAAATGATGCAGAGAGGTCTGGAATATCAATTAAACAAACCATTGAATTATTGAGCATGCAAGCTGGGAGTCGTGAAAATCTTGGGTTTATGGATGTTGATTATAAGAATTATGTACATAATGAGAGGAGTATGGCTTTGAGGAAAGGAGATGGACCTACTATGATGGAGTACTTTCATAAGATGCAATTGGCAGATCcatcttatttttattcaatacaaGTTGATGATGATGGTCAAATCATGAACATTTTTTGGGTTGATGCTAGATCAATAGTTGATTACGGGCACTTTGGAGATGTTATTTGTTTTGACACAACTTATCGAACAAATAGATATGATCGTCCCTTTGCTCCATTCGTTGGGGTTAATCATCACAAACAATCAATTATCTTTGGTGCAGCTTTACTTTATGATGAGACTATAGAGTCATTTAAGtggttgtttgaaatttttttaaatgcaatgTCAAGAAAGCAGCCAAGAACTATACTTACAGATCAATCTGCTGCAATGGCTAAAGCAATAATAGAGGTATTTCCTAAATCTAATCATCGTTTGTGTGTATGGCATATTTATCAGAATGCTGCTAAGAATCTACATCATGTATTTCATTCATCTAAGCATTTTGCAAATGATTTTAGTGATTGTTTGTATGAgtatgaagatgaagatgaatgGCTTGTTTCATGGGATTATATGCTTAAGGAATATGGTCTTACTGATAATAAACGGTTATGTAGCATATTTGATGTGAAAGAAAAATGGGCTATGGTATATGGTCGACATATGTTCACTGTTGATATGAAAAGCACCCAACGTAGTGAATCAATAAACAGTGTGTTGAAGAAATACTTGAAACCAAAACATGATTTTGTGCGCTTTTCAGGACATTACTCTAGAGTTTTGGTTGATAAGAGACATCAAGAACTACAGGCAGATTTCAAAATGAGGCAAACAAAACCGATTTTACAATCTAATGTAGAGATGTTGAGACATGTTGTAGAGCTGTACACCccagaaaattttcaaatgtttcaAGATGAATATATGAAGATTGCTGATTGTACTATTTACAAGGCTAATAAATCTGATACTATCACAGAATACAAGGTCAAATATAGTCAAAGAATTCAAGAGCACATAGTTAAATATGAAGCCTCAACTACAACGGTGGAATGCAGTTGCAAGAAGTTCAGCTTTGTAGGAATTCTTTGTGCCCATGCTTTGAAAGTTCTTGAacataaaaatgttaaaagacTTCCTGTCCAATATGTATTGAAAAGATGGACGCAAGATGCAAGGGCTGGTTCTATCAAGGACTATCATGGCAATGATATTAAAGGTAATGCTCAAGAGTCGATAGGAAAACGCGACTCTCATTTGAGTCACAATGCTCGTGAAATTTCCACACTTGCAGCAGAGAATGAGATAATGTATAAACATACCAAagaatgtttttga